The following proteins are encoded in a genomic region of Dokdonia donghaensis DSW-1:
- a CDS encoding sensor histidine kinase has translation MFLIQDQDSGTLFIVLVAITILLLLLVVVVVLFSVFMKRKNSLLLEQEEAKQRFEREITETQIEIREETLRNISWELHDNIGQLLTLAKIQTQNSGGSQQDLDEAVATIGKGLTEIRALSKLINPEALKNMSLPEALNLELERFERMAYLKPSLKISGSPIEIDKKIETIIFRILQEFFTNTIKHSKATHLDVHLNYRGDTVLITVKDNGVGFDYEKARAKNGIGLTNIETRAKLIGATIKYMSQVNEGTTLSLNYKTQSL, from the coding sequence ATGTTTCTGATTCAAGATCAAGATAGCGGCACTCTTTTTATAGTGCTTGTTGCCATCACCATTTTACTACTACTGCTGGTTGTTGTTGTAGTGCTATTTTCTGTTTTTATGAAGCGTAAAAACAGCTTACTGTTAGAACAAGAAGAGGCAAAACAACGTTTTGAAAGAGAAATTACAGAAACGCAGATAGAGATACGTGAGGAAACGCTACGTAACATAAGCTGGGAGCTACACGATAATATAGGTCAGCTACTTACACTTGCAAAAATACAAACTCAAAACTCTGGTGGTAGCCAGCAAGATCTAGACGAGGCAGTAGCAACCATAGGTAAGGGTCTTACTGAGATACGAGCGCTATCAAAACTCATAAACCCAGAGGCGCTTAAAAATATGTCTTTACCAGAGGCACTTAACCTAGAGCTAGAACGCTTTGAGAGAATGGCTTATCTAAAACCATCGCTCAAAATATCTGGCAGCCCAATAGAAATAGATAAAAAGATTGAGACCATTATCTTTAGAATATTGCAAGAGTTTTTTACAAACACCATAAAGCACTCTAAAGCTACGCACCTAGATGTACACCTCAACTATAGAGGTGACACCGTACTCATTACCGTAAAAGATAACGGAGTAGGTTTTGATTATGAAAAAGCCAGAGCAAAAAATGGTATAGGCCTTACTAATATAGAAACACGCGCAAAGCTTATAGGCGCTACCATAAAATATATGTCACAAGTTAATGAGGGTACAACGCTATCACTTAACTATAAAACACAATCATTATGA
- a CDS encoding response regulator transcription factor, whose translation MKTIVIVDDHTLLSQAISGLVNSFENFKVLYTCKNGQELLDNLKFENKRPDIVLMDVNMPIMDGIEATTNLKELYPDILVLALSVEEDDHTILKMIRAGAKGYLLKDTEKKVLENALNELIINGYYHTNTVSQLLVKSLDGDNRDELRDREIEFIKHACTEMTYNEIASVMFLSPKTVQGYRDSVFSKLNLKNRTGLVIYALKNGLFKP comes from the coding sequence ATGAAAACAATAGTTATTGTAGATGATCATACATTACTTAGCCAGGCCATAAGCGGCTTAGTAAATTCATTTGAAAATTTCAAAGTGCTTTATACCTGTAAAAATGGGCAAGAACTTCTAGACAACCTTAAGTTTGAAAACAAGCGTCCAGACATAGTCCTTATGGATGTAAATATGCCTATTATGGACGGTATTGAGGCTACTACAAATCTCAAAGAACTCTATCCAGACATACTAGTGCTTGCGCTCTCTGTAGAGGAGGATGATCATACTATTTTGAAAATGATACGCGCAGGTGCAAAAGGATACCTCCTTAAAGACACCGAAAAAAAGGTGCTAGAAAACGCTCTTAATGAGCTTATCATAAATGGGTATTACCATACTAATACCGTGAGCCAGCTTCTTGTAAAAAGCCTAGATGGAGATAATAGAGATGAACTTAGGGATAGAGAAATAGAGTTTATAAAACACGCCTGCACAGAAATGACTTATAATGAGATTGCTTCTGTAATGTTTTTAAGCCCTAAGACGGTACAGGGATATAGAGATAGTGTATTCTCAAAACTAAATTTAAAAAACAGAACAGGTCTTGTTATTTATGCACTTAAAAATGGCTTGTTTAAACCTTAA
- a CDS encoding DUF1801 domain-containing protein — protein sequence MNPAQAYILSKPEPWRTMLIELQAIIKSTVPEVEETYKWNLPFYMLDGKMFCFLNFRKSFIDVGFPRGVQITVHKEALVGGEKRKNLRSLRYKGLKDIDFEILTDVLLNVAHRAVTNV from the coding sequence ATGAATCCTGCTCAAGCGTATATACTCTCAAAACCAGAGCCCTGGCGCACAATGCTTATAGAGCTACAAGCCATTATAAAAAGTACCGTGCCTGAGGTAGAGGAGACCTATAAATGGAATTTACCATTTTATATGCTAGATGGTAAAATGTTTTGTTTTCTCAACTTTAGAAAGTCGTTTATAGACGTAGGTTTTCCTCGTGGGGTGCAAATAACTGTTCATAAAGAAGCACTTGTGGGAGGCGAAAAAAGGAAAAATCTTAGGTCACTACGTTACAAAGGGTTAAAAGATATTGATTTTGAGATACTTACAGATGTGTTATTAAACGTAGCCCACAGGGCTGTTACAAATGTGTAG
- a CDS encoding sodium:solute symporter family protein yields MIDLSGLDIAIIALLFIIILGVGFYVGKSAGKNTTQYFLSGRSMPWWLLGLSMVATTFSTDTPNLVTDIVRTNGVSGNWVWWAFLVTGLLTVFVYAKLWRKSEVKTDIEFYELRYGGAPARFLRGFRAIYLGIVFNVLAMAGVTLAAIKIGEVMLGLDPVTTVVVAGVITVLFSAIGGFKGVVYTDFILFFVAMAGAFGAAYYIVGMPEIGGLEALITHDNVKDKINILPDFNNTEMLITLLIIPLAVQWWSSWYPGSEPGGGGYVAQRMLAAKDENHAIGATFFYNIMHYALRPWPWILVALASLIVFPDLASIQEAFPNISEDKLGQDLAYSAMLTMLPSGLLGLVLASLSAAYMSTISTHLNWGASYVVNDVYAQQIKPEATEKELVAVGRITTVILMVVSAGIALALTNALQLFNIILMFGAGTGLIFILRWFWWRINAWTEISAMLASGIISILIEFTSLGETLFGTSGMMPGYAKFPFVVFTSTLIWLVVTYLTKPETKETLYAFYKKTQPGGPGWKGIVTAANQEGVTIVQHTEAWSVPMGIVAMLLGCVLIYGTLFTTGYFIYGQLTNALIGLGFCFTSGALLIAVWKKIKGKVL; encoded by the coding sequence ATGATAGACTTATCAGGATTAGACATAGCCATTATTGCGCTACTTTTTATCATCATACTAGGCGTGGGGTTTTATGTAGGTAAAAGCGCTGGAAAAAACACGACTCAATATTTTCTATCTGGTCGCAGTATGCCCTGGTGGTTATTAGGTCTATCTATGGTTGCTACAACCTTCTCTACAGATACGCCTAATCTGGTGACAGATATTGTGCGTACTAACGGTGTGTCTGGTAACTGGGTCTGGTGGGCATTTTTAGTCACTGGACTGCTCACCGTCTTTGTGTATGCAAAGCTGTGGCGCAAGTCTGAGGTAAAGACAGATATTGAGTTTTATGAGCTGCGTTATGGCGGTGCTCCGGCGCGGTTTTTAAGAGGTTTTAGAGCCATCTATTTAGGTATTGTTTTTAACGTACTGGCTATGGCGGGTGTAACCCTAGCTGCCATAAAAATAGGTGAAGTGATGCTAGGTCTTGACCCAGTTACAACCGTGGTAGTAGCTGGTGTGATTACTGTACTCTTTAGCGCCATAGGAGGGTTTAAAGGTGTAGTATACACAGATTTTATATTGTTTTTTGTGGCAATGGCAGGAGCCTTTGGGGCGGCATATTACATTGTAGGTATGCCAGAAATAGGAGGGCTTGAAGCGCTTATTACCCACGATAATGTAAAAGATAAAATTAATATTCTTCCAGATTTTAATAATACAGAGATGCTCATCACGTTACTTATTATACCACTAGCAGTACAATGGTGGAGCTCTTGGTACCCAGGATCTGAGCCTGGCGGTGGTGGTTATGTTGCACAACGTATGCTCGCTGCCAAAGATGAAAACCACGCCATAGGTGCAACTTTCTTTTATAACATTATGCACTACGCGCTACGCCCCTGGCCGTGGATTCTAGTAGCACTAGCCTCACTTATAGTATTTCCAGACCTCGCAAGTATACAAGAAGCCTTCCCAAATATTTCTGAAGATAAGCTAGGGCAAGATCTTGCCTACTCTGCAATGCTCACAATGCTACCTAGCGGCTTGCTAGGCCTTGTGCTGGCATCACTATCTGCAGCATATATGAGTACGATAAGCACACACCTTAACTGGGGAGCATCATATGTGGTAAATGATGTGTATGCACAACAAATTAAACCAGAAGCGACAGAGAAAGAGCTAGTCGCTGTAGGTCGCATCACCACAGTGATACTTATGGTAGTGAGTGCGGGTATCGCACTGGCGCTTACTAATGCACTACAGCTTTTTAATATTATACTAATGTTCGGAGCAGGTACTGGGCTCATCTTTATACTGCGCTGGTTCTGGTGGCGCATTAATGCGTGGACAGAGATAAGCGCGATGCTCGCCTCTGGTATCATTTCTATACTTATAGAATTTACCTCGCTGGGAGAAACGCTTTTTGGCACTAGCGGGATGATGCCTGGCTATGCTAAGTTTCCTTTTGTGGTGTTTACCTCAACGCTTATATGGCTTGTTGTTACCTATCTCACAAAACCAGAAACTAAAGAAACACTTTATGCGTTCTATAAAAAAACGCAACCAGGTGGGCCGGGCTGGAAAGGAATTGTCACCGCTGCAAACCAAGAAGGAGTTACCATCGTACAACACACAGAAGCGTGGAGCGTGCCTATGGGAATAGTCGCAATGCTACTAGGCTGTGTATTAATTTACGGAACCTTGTTTACCACAGGTTACTTCATTTATGGCCAACTTACTAATGCACTCATAGGGCTTGGTTTTTGCTTCACTTCTGGAGCCTTACTGATTGCGGTTTGGAAAAAAATAAAAGGAAAAGTACTCTAA
- a CDS encoding glutaminase, whose amino-acid sequence MIDCQPIVDKTYKKVLAMENSGNVASYIPELAKVDDTKFGVCLTTQTGEVFTAGDATVKFSIQSIAKVLSLSLVLSKIGDDLWKRMDFEPSGTAFNSLVQLESENGIPRNPLINAGAIVVCDIICELFDNPKEALLDYIREVSGIEDLRYSENIAHSEQQTGYRNFALANFIKSFNNIKNTCDQVTDLYFHLCSIEMTCEQLSYTFGFLANRGKQFNTGKTIVTPNQAKRINAIMQTCGFYDEAGEFAYKVGLPGKSGVGGGMVAILPGSYAIAVWSPKLNKQGNSYRGMKFLQYFTDETQDTVF is encoded by the coding sequence ATGATAGATTGCCAGCCTATAGTAGATAAAACGTACAAAAAGGTACTCGCTATGGAAAATAGCGGCAATGTAGCAAGCTACATACCAGAACTTGCTAAGGTAGATGATACAAAATTTGGCGTATGTCTCACCACCCAGACCGGCGAGGTATTTACAGCAGGTGATGCGACTGTAAAATTTTCTATACAGAGTATTGCAAAAGTGCTATCACTTAGTCTCGTGCTTTCTAAAATAGGTGATGACCTATGGAAACGTATGGATTTTGAACCTTCTGGAACTGCCTTTAACTCACTAGTGCAACTTGAGAGTGAGAATGGCATCCCTAGAAACCCGCTTATTAATGCAGGGGCTATTGTGGTATGTGATATTATTTGTGAGCTTTTTGATAACCCAAAAGAAGCATTGCTAGATTATATACGCGAGGTATCTGGTATAGAAGATCTTCGGTATTCTGAAAATATTGCTCATTCTGAGCAGCAAACGGGTTATCGCAACTTTGCACTTGCAAATTTTATAAAGTCATTTAATAATATTAAAAATACCTGTGACCAGGTTACAGACCTATACTTTCACCTATGTAGTATCGAGATGACGTGTGAGCAACTCTCATATACCTTTGGCTTTCTTGCAAACCGTGGGAAACAGTTTAATACAGGCAAAACAATTGTCACGCCTAATCAAGCCAAACGCATTAACGCCATTATGCAAACCTGTGGTTTTTATGATGAAGCTGGCGAGTTTGCTTATAAAGTAGGTTTACCAGGTAAAAGTGGTGTAGGTGGTGGTATGGTAGCCATACTGCCTGGTAGCTATGCAATTGCTGTATGGAGCCCAAAACTTAACAAACAAGGTAACTCCTATAGAGGAATGAAGTTCTTACAATACTTCACAGACGAAACACAGGATACGGTGTTTTAA
- a CDS encoding winged helix-turn-helix domain-containing protein, which translates to MSIINNINKAFDHRIRLGIMSVLMVNEKADFKELKELLGATDGNLASHAKALEKETYIIVKKAFIGRKPNTSYSVTSKGRNAFKKHIEALEKLLGNK; encoded by the coding sequence ATGTCCATCATAAACAATATAAACAAAGCTTTTGATCATCGCATCCGTCTTGGGATTATGAGCGTGCTTATGGTAAATGAAAAGGCAGATTTTAAAGAACTCAAAGAGCTTCTAGGTGCAACAGATGGAAACCTTGCAAGTCACGCAAAAGCTCTAGAAAAAGAAACTTACATTATAGTAAAAAAAGCATTTATAGGTCGTAAACCTAATACAAGTTATAGTGTTACAAGCAAAGGTAGAAATGCATTTAAAAAACATATTGAAGCTCTTGAAAAGTTGCTAGGAAACAAGTAA
- a CDS encoding DUF4153 domain-containing protein, with protein MKKFIIRCLGALLFSLLFYGQNLGVNMLLFSIIVVLAVIIIRPETKSNKSFLLSATLYITSSIFVFTVNSFLAISSCILAFIVFAGSISGLKNAVYIQWLNGLYQSTLGFLHQKINPSKKVPNLESSYNYKFIFLTTTIVITLVVIFTSLYGKANPILGEWVNAINLDFINFNWILITWMGYYLITNLTSKAELDIITTIDRDASTFLIPKAISKLNVGKVHQENILGTVLLGALNTLIIIFITTDVWYVLNDPLANAVTLSTTVHDGVSALISSIVIAITTILILFRGDLNFYKKNKNLKHLTYLWIALNILIILLTAYKNYLYSSGFGLTYKRIGVFIYLALCISGMITTSFKIFNKQNLLFMLKANTRVAFILLILISSFSWDRTITTYNLSKVESPDINYLLSIGNSNGDLLYAFAKAHPEKIMNRSSIKNNYKQWQTSLSKETWQSATLVGILNTNSRLYKNQTK; from the coding sequence ATGAAAAAATTTATAATAAGATGTCTAGGCGCCCTGCTTTTCAGTTTATTATTTTATGGGCAAAATCTCGGTGTCAATATGCTTTTGTTTTCTATAATTGTAGTATTGGCGGTAATCATTATACGTCCAGAAACAAAATCAAACAAATCATTCCTATTATCTGCAACTTTATACATAACAAGCTCGATTTTCGTATTTACGGTGAACAGCTTTCTTGCTATATCTAGCTGCATACTAGCCTTTATAGTCTTTGCGGGCAGTATCTCAGGACTAAAAAATGCTGTTTATATACAATGGCTTAATGGACTGTATCAATCCACCCTAGGCTTTTTGCATCAAAAAATCAACCCTAGTAAAAAAGTTCCAAATCTAGAAAGTAGTTATAATTACAAATTTATTTTTCTAACGACTACCATTGTTATCACTCTAGTTGTCATTTTTACATCACTCTATGGAAAAGCAAATCCTATACTAGGAGAGTGGGTAAACGCTATTAATCTTGATTTTATAAATTTTAACTGGATACTAATTACTTGGATGGGATATTATTTAATTACGAATCTCACCTCAAAAGCAGAACTCGATATAATTACTACCATAGATCGAGATGCTTCTACTTTTTTAATACCCAAAGCTATCTCTAAATTGAACGTCGGCAAGGTCCATCAAGAAAATATACTAGGTACAGTTCTATTGGGCGCTCTTAACACTCTCATAATAATTTTCATAACTACAGACGTTTGGTATGTTCTGAATGATCCACTTGCAAATGCCGTTACACTTTCCACCACTGTTCACGATGGCGTGTCTGCACTCATATCATCAATAGTTATAGCAATTACAACCATTTTAATTCTATTTCGTGGAGATCTTAATTTTTATAAAAAAAATAAAAATCTCAAACACCTAACATATTTATGGATTGCCCTTAATATTTTGATCATTCTATTAACAGCTTATAAGAACTATTTATATAGTAGTGGTTTTGGGCTTACTTACAAAAGAATAGGCGTGTTTATATATTTAGCATTGTGCATTTCTGGAATGATTACAACATCTTTTAAAATTTTCAACAAACAAAATCTCTTATTTATGCTTAAAGCAAACACAAGAGTAGCTTTCATCCTTCTTATTTTAATATCAAGTTTTAGTTGGGATCGTACTATTACTACTTATAATTTAAGTAAAGTTGAATCTCCAGATATCAATTACTTACTTTCAATAGGAAACAGCAATGGGGATTTACTATATGCTTTCGCGAAAGCACATCCAGAAAAAATTATGAACCGCTCCAGTATAAAAAACAATTATAAGCAATGGCAAACATCACTATCTAAAGAGACTTGGCAATCTGCCACACTTGTAGGTATATTAAACACAAACTCTCGTCTTTATAAAAATCAAACAAAATAA
- a CDS encoding DUF2809 domain-containing protein: MKISIKYITLFLALFAIEVIIATYIHDNFIRPYLGDTIVIVLIYAFVMGFFYVGHTLSSKIKVAFYVLLFAFIIEGLQASSFIYKIGLGDQKWAQVILGTSFSWWDIVAYIAGFIAIVCAEWVINKKKLASH, translated from the coding sequence ATGAAGATCTCCATTAAGTACATCACTCTCTTTTTGGCCCTTTTTGCTATTGAAGTAATTATAGCAACATACATACACGACAATTTTATAAGACCCTACTTAGGAGATACGATTGTTATTGTATTAATCTACGCCTTTGTGATGGGGTTTTTCTATGTAGGTCACACCCTCTCAAGCAAGATTAAAGTTGCCTTTTATGTATTACTATTTGCATTTATAATAGAGGGATTGCAAGCCTCTTCTTTTATTTATAAGATAGGCCTAGGAGATCAAAAATGGGCACAAGTAATCTTGGGCACTTCTTTTTCTTGGTGGGATATTGTTGCATACATAGCGGGCTTTATCGCAATAGTATGTGCTGAATGGGTTATAAACAAAAAGAAACTAGCTTCACACTAA
- the mnmD gene encoding tRNA (5-methylaminomethyl-2-thiouridine)(34)-methyltransferase MnmD, translated as MKREIITTADGSKTIHIPDWDEQYHSKHGAIQEARHVFLKTGLTHYVTTYPEKKEIAILEMGFGTGLNALLTYFEAHKHNVSFNYVGAEAYPVSQEEAQAMEYASQLAEEDATKVYNEMHDVAWEKPENISEHFTLTKRTQRFEDITDSEVFDLIYFDAFGPRVQPTLWTEEIFTKMYEALIPRGVLTTYCAQGAARRSMQAAGFVVERLPGPPGKREMLRASKPLV; from the coding sequence ATGAAAAGAGAAATAATTACCACGGCAGACGGCTCAAAGACCATACACATACCAGACTGGGATGAGCAGTATCATTCTAAGCACGGTGCGATACAAGAGGCTAGACACGTTTTTCTTAAAACTGGGCTTACTCACTATGTAACTACATATCCAGAAAAAAAAGAGATAGCTATACTTGAGATGGGTTTTGGTACAGGTCTCAATGCCTTGCTTACCTATTTTGAGGCGCATAAACACAATGTGTCTTTTAATTATGTAGGAGCAGAGGCTTATCCCGTTTCTCAAGAAGAAGCTCAAGCTATGGAGTATGCTAGCCAGCTAGCCGAAGAGGATGCTACAAAAGTTTATAATGAGATGCACGACGTTGCCTGGGAGAAACCAGAAAATATAAGTGAGCACTTTACACTCACTAAGCGCACACAGCGTTTTGAAGATATTACAGATAGTGAGGTTTTTGATCTTATTTATTTTGATGCCTTTGGCCCAAGAGTGCAGCCCACTTTATGGACAGAGGAGATCTTTACAAAAATGTATGAAGCCTTAATACCAAGAGGAGTACTTACTACCTATTGTGCGCAAGGAGCTGCCCGTAGGTCAATGCAAGCTGCAGGTTTTGTAGTAGAGCGACTGCCTGGACCTCCAGGCAAGCGTGAGATGCTTAGAGCTAGCAAGCCGTTAGTGTGA
- a CDS encoding DUF4920 domain-containing protein, with amino-acid sequence MKLCATIFLIFLTLLSCKQGEEGSNDAFAKAESEKNEELATNQTIAQNDYASYGATISPENTLTKSEIAEKYASLAEGDTAVVKFQAPVNAVCVSKGCWMRLDIAGEEQVFVKFKDYGFFVPTDTDGGEAIVEGKAYLEEVSVDELRHMAKDGGKSEEEIAAITEPQRELRFMADGVLLKSE; translated from the coding sequence ATGAAACTATGTGCAACGATATTCTTAATTTTCTTGACATTACTAAGTTGTAAACAAGGAGAAGAGGGGAGTAATGACGCTTTCGCGAAAGCGGAATCAGAAAAAAATGAAGAACTAGCTACAAATCAAACGATTGCTCAAAACGATTATGCTAGCTATGGAGCAACGATATCTCCAGAAAATACATTAACTAAAAGTGAGATTGCCGAAAAATATGCTTCACTTGCCGAAGGTGATACGGCGGTTGTAAAATTTCAGGCTCCAGTAAACGCTGTTTGTGTTTCAAAAGGATGCTGGATGCGACTGGATATAGCTGGTGAGGAGCAGGTATTTGTAAAATTTAAAGATTACGGATTTTTTGTCCCTACAGATACAGATGGAGGAGAAGCGATTGTAGAAGGTAAGGCATATCTAGAAGAAGTATCTGTAGATGAGTTGAGACATATGGCAAAAGACGGGGGCAAGTCTGAAGAAGAGATAGCAGCCATAACAGAGCCACAGAGAGAATTAAGATTTATGGCAGATGGTGTGCTCCTTAAATCAGAGTAA
- a CDS encoding branched-chain amino acid aminotransferase has translation METTSTLKITKRDNSKIADVDFNNLAFGSVFTDHMFSVEYVNGQWQQPEIVPYGPISMDPSAKVFHYGQAVFEGMKAFKDDQGDIFLFRPEDNWERINTSSARLAMPELPKEVFMEGLMELLKLDEAWIKAGDGNSLYIRPFHIATQPGVSASPSDRYKFMIILAPAQSYYSGEVSVVFAEKYSRAASGGVGYAKAAGNYAAQFYPTNLAKEEGYQQVIWTDANTHEYLEEAGTMNVFFRVGDKLLTAPTNDTILNGITRKSIIQLAEAAGITVEVRPVAVKEIVEAAQAGELKEIFGVGTAAVVVPFKSFAYKGEDHKLNAPENSYGVQFKKDLNDIQYNRTEDKYGWRVAVK, from the coding sequence ATGGAAACAACCTCTACTCTTAAGATTACAAAGCGAGACAACAGTAAAATTGCTGATGTTGATTTTAATAACCTTGCTTTTGGAAGCGTTTTTACAGACCATATGTTTTCTGTAGAATATGTAAATGGGCAATGGCAGCAACCAGAAATAGTACCTTACGGACCTATCTCTATGGATCCTAGTGCAAAAGTTTTTCACTACGGTCAAGCTGTTTTTGAAGGGATGAAAGCTTTTAAAGATGATCAAGGAGATATCTTCTTATTTCGTCCAGAAGATAACTGGGAGCGTATCAATACCTCATCTGCACGTCTAGCAATGCCAGAACTTCCTAAAGAAGTTTTTATGGAAGGTCTTATGGAGCTTCTTAAACTAGACGAAGCTTGGATAAAAGCTGGAGATGGTAATTCTTTATACATACGCCCTTTTCACATTGCAACACAACCGGGAGTATCTGCATCACCATCAGACAGGTATAAGTTTATGATTATTCTTGCGCCTGCTCAATCATATTACTCTGGTGAAGTAAGCGTAGTATTTGCCGAAAAGTATAGCCGTGCCGCGAGTGGTGGTGTAGGTTATGCAAAAGCTGCAGGCAACTATGCTGCACAATTTTACCCTACTAATCTTGCAAAAGAAGAAGGATACCAGCAGGTAATCTGGACAGATGCAAATACACACGAGTACCTAGAAGAAGCCGGTACGATGAATGTATTTTTCCGTGTGGGAGATAAACTTCTTACAGCACCTACTAATGATACTATCCTTAATGGTATCACACGTAAGAGTATCATACAACTGGCAGAAGCAGCAGGTATTACTGTAGAAGTAAGACCAGTAGCTGTAAAAGAGATTGTAGAAGCTGCACAAGCTGGTGAGCTTAAAGAAATTTTTGGCGTAGGTACTGCAGCAGTAGTAGTTCCTTTTAAGAGCTTTGCTTACAAGGGTGAAGATCACAAACTCAATGCACCAGAAAACAGTTATGGAGTACAGTTTAAAAAAGACTTAAACGACATACAATATAACCGCACAGAAGATAAATACGGATGGAGAGTTGCTGTAAAGTAG
- a CDS encoding M48 family metalloprotease: protein MRRGSGLKIRLLIGVAIVAFALFKNCSNKEENPYTGKTQSITMSPEEEIAIGLQHAPAMAEQHGGLHQDQQLQAFVDQVGHKLVQESMARETPYNYDFHLLQDEQTVNAFALPGGQIFITYALLSKLENEDQVAGVLGHEIGHVLGKHSAERVANSEMWSTISMGAEVGGGMGGAAGAIGQNILLGNGRDDELESDDLGVRFMIRAGYDPYQMIGVMKILKAASGGSRQPEFASTHPDPENRIEQIKESIQKYGYTGPATM from the coding sequence ATGAGAAGAGGTAGCGGTCTTAAGATCAGGTTACTTATAGGAGTTGCCATTGTTGCATTTGCACTTTTTAAAAACTGTAGCAACAAGGAAGAAAATCCTTATACGGGTAAAACCCAAAGCATCACAATGTCTCCAGAAGAGGAGATTGCTATAGGCTTACAACACGCGCCTGCTATGGCAGAGCAGCACGGAGGCTTACATCAAGACCAGCAGTTACAAGCTTTTGTAGATCAAGTAGGTCACAAGCTCGTACAAGAAAGTATGGCTAGAGAGACACCTTATAACTATGATTTTCATTTATTACAAGATGAGCAAACGGTTAATGCATTTGCATTACCAGGTGGCCAGATTTTTATCACCTATGCCCTACTCTCAAAACTTGAAAATGAAGATCAGGTTGCTGGAGTACTAGGTCACGAGATAGGCCACGTACTAGGTAAACACAGTGCAGAGCGTGTAGCAAACTCAGAGATGTGGTCTACCATCTCTATGGGAGCAGAAGTAGGTGGAGGTATGGGAGGCGCAGCAGGTGCCATAGGTCAAAACATATTACTAGGTAATGGTCGTGATGACGAGCTAGAGAGTGATGATCTAGGCGTGCGTTTTATGATACGCGCTGGTTATGACCCGTACCAAATGATAGGCGTGATGAAAATACTCAAAGCTGCAAGTGGTGGTAGCCGCCAGCCAGAGTTTGCAAGCACACACCCAGATCCAGAAAATCGCATAGAACAAATCAAGGAGAGCATCCAGAAATATGGTTATACGGGACCAGCTACTATGTAA